A stretch of Orientia tsutsugamushi DNA encodes these proteins:
- a CDS encoding sensor histidine kinase: MKEKKKTINQWMVQIPPIPIKLVNGESENIDEYMEIITKLRKAKYQVEVAESLKEYCTDLIQEIKYRFNIATSEIARLASEIMLNDSENKDKLKTILNRSTNLQEYCNDVVYTLRSEIENENLCLKKFSIQKLVKNAVRRLEDIAKEKDIKINYNFQYKMKDIVIGNSDHLQAILSQLIGSVIRFNHSCQVIITVHLFTVKNYIKSDNILQFRIHDTGSGISKEKLGNIKAKLADFELVRDYPLMLESGLWFVNYLINQLNGEMEIESEKDKFTTITCNIPVQLF, encoded by the coding sequence ATGAAAGAAAAGAAGAAAACAATTAACCAATGGATGGTACAAATTCCTCCAATACCAATTAAGTTGGTGAATGGAGAGAGTGAGAATATCGATGAATATATGGAAATAATAACAAAGCTAAGAAAAGCGAAGTATCAGGTCGAGGTAGCTGAATCATTGAAAGAATATTGTACAGATTTAATACAGGAGATTAAATATAGATTTAATATTGCAACGAGTGAAATTGCAAGGCTAGCAAGCGAGATCATGTTAAATGATTCGGAAAATAAAGATAAGCTGAAAACAATATTAAATCGATCAACAAATCTTCAAGAGTACTGTAATGATGTAGTTTACACGCTTAGAAGCGAAATTGAGAATGAAAATTTATGTTTAAAAAAATTTAGCATACAAAAGCTAGTAAAGAATGCCGTTAGGCGACTAGAAGACATTGCAAAAGAGAAAGATATAAAAATCAATTACAATTTTCAGTACAAAATGAAGGATATTGTGATTGGAAATAGTGATCATTTACAGGCTATATTAAGTCAATTAATAGGAAGCGTCATTAGATTTAATCACAGCTGCCAGGTTATAATTACAGTTCATTTGTTTACTGTAAAAAATTATATAAAAAGCGATAACATACTACAATTTAGAATACACGATACAGGAAGCGGTATTTCAAAAGAAAAATTAGGGAATATAAAAGCTAAATTAGCTGATTTTGAATTGGTACGAGACTATCCGCTAATGCTGGAATCAGGATTATGGTTTGTAAATTACCTTATTAATCAACTTAATGGAGAAATGGAAATAGAAAGCGAAAAAGACAAGTTTACAACCATTACTTGCAATATTCCAGTACAACTTTTTTAA
- a CDS encoding DNA adenine methylase, whose protein sequence is MSVAVANKSKPFLHWIGSKRRIVNKLIEHLPQGPHYNYYEPFLGGGALFFQVRHLFKQCFLSDINLDLITSYNAVKNNPNEVNRLLSLYHKHHSKDYYYKVKNKYSNNPNEITAKFIYLNKYSFRGIYRVYKNGQSAQTFSGECYIKLHIASRINQCSNLLHGVSIYATDFSFIEPQQNDFVYFDPPYHKSGERFYTRLPFDEKDQIRLRDFVKELTNKGVKIMISNNNTAFIRDLYKDFNINTVTVVYSINEQRNPVNELIITNYKTC, encoded by the coding sequence GTGTCAGTAGCTGTTGCTAATAAGTCTAAGCCTTTCCTTCATTGGATTGGTAGTAAACGAAGAATTGTTAATAAATTAATAGAACATCTTCCTCAAGGTCCACACTATAATTACTATGAACCATTTCTTGGTGGAGGTGCTTTATTTTTTCAAGTTAGGCATCTTTTTAAACAATGTTTTTTGTCTGACATCAATCTTGATTTAATTACTAGCTATAATGCTGTTAAAAATAATCCTAATGAGGTCAATAGATTACTGAGTTTATATCACAAACATCATTCGAAGGATTATTATTATAAAGTTAAAAACAAATATAGTAATAATCCGAATGAAATTACCGCAAAATTTATATATCTTAATAAATACTCTTTTAGGGGAATTTATAGAGTCTACAAAAATGGACAATCTGCTCAAACATTTTCTGGTGAATGCTACATTAAACTCCACATTGCATCTAGAATAAACCAATGCAGCAACCTTTTACATGGTGTATCAATTTATGCTACAGATTTTTCATTTATAGAGCCTCAACAAAATGACTTTGTTTATTTCGATCCTCCTTACCATAAATCTGGAGAACGGTTCTATACTAGACTTCCATTTGATGAAAAAGATCAAATTAGATTACGGGATTTTGTCAAAGAATTAACAAATAAAGGTGTTAAGATTATGATCTCAAATAATAATACTGCCTTTATTAGAGACTTATACAAAGATTTTAATATCAATACCGTTACAGTTGTATACTCAATCAATGAACAACGCAATCCTGTTAATGAGCTAATCATTACTAACTATAAAACTTGCTAG
- a CDS encoding sensor histidine kinase, translating into MPIQDEGQNKINKLTEKLSTEGINSTTIKQIDAELQKLYFQLEESEQVSINCIEWIQYFRLIVNNYDRKKVNIIASLNGMIFLFRQYIASTNVRIETFNIESLINNTVIRMREHFENENINLNVQNDIKPILIGDSFRIKAVISQLIGSAVINSSKNSKIIVNINQNSEILQFIVQNIGLSTSKEKLERINAELENTNLVMYQELGEGLAFIKHLTHQMKGNLRVKERNNYVTFSFDVPTIV; encoded by the coding sequence ATGCCTATTCAAGACGAAGGTCAAAATAAAATCAATAAATTAACCGAAAAATTATCTACAGAGGGAATTAATAGCACAACAATAAAACAGATAGACGCTGAATTGCAAAAACTATACTTTCAGCTAGAGGAATCTGAGCAAGTAAGCATAAATTGCATAGAGTGGATACAATATTTTAGGCTAATAGTAAATAACTACGACAGAAAAAAAGTAAATATAATAGCTTCTCTAAATGGAATGATTTTTTTATTTAGACAATACATAGCATCAACGAATGTAAGAATTGAAACATTTAACATAGAATCGCTAATAAATAATACCGTTATCAGAATGAGGGAACATTTTGAAAATGAGAATATAAATCTAAATGTTCAAAATGACATAAAGCCGATTCTGATTGGAGACAGTTTCAGAATAAAAGCAGTAATAAGCCAGTTAATTGGTAGTGCGGTTATAAATAGTAGCAAGAATAGCAAGATTATTGTCAACATCAATCAGAATTCAGAAATATTACAATTTATAGTACAAAACATAGGACTAAGCACTTCTAAAGAAAAATTAGAAAGAATAAATGCTGAACTAGAGAATACGAATTTGGTAATGTATCAAGAACTAGGAGAAGGATTAGCATTTATAAAACATCTTACACATCAGATGAAAGGAAATCTACGAGTGAAAGAGCGCAATAATTATGTAACTTTTTCATTTGATGTACCAACAATAGTTTGA